A single window of Qipengyuania sediminis DNA harbors:
- a CDS encoding phosphoenolpyruvate carboxykinase — MTASLSHSLADQGIATGATIHANLSSERLTEEAVARGEGKLSTHGVLVVETGKHTGRSARDKFLVRDAETENTVWWDNNASIAPEHFAAIKADFMAALADRDDLFVADLFGGSQPEYRVNVRVINELAWHNQFIRTLLVRPTADELQGFVPEYTIIDLPSFRADPARHGCRSETVIAVSFSEKLVLIGGTKYAGEMKKSVFGILNYLLPPQGVMPMHCSANIGADGKTAVFFGLSGTGKTTLSADASRTLIGDDEHGWSDTAVFNFEGGCYAKVIRLSPEAEPEIYATTQMPGTVLENVVIDADGNIDLDDNSLAENTRAAYPLSSIPNTSEKNLGPVPSNVIMLTADAFGVLPPIARLTPDQAMYHFLSGYTAKVAGTEIGVTEPQATFSTCFGAPFMPRHPSVYGNLLKERIAKGQVQCWLLNTGWSGGKATDPGISRMPIKATRALLNAALDGKMDAVEFRKDANFGFEVPVSVPALAEAGIDQTLLDPRAMWTDKDEYDRTAQKLVELFVNNFERFAAHVDQGVRDAAPQAA, encoded by the coding sequence GTGACCGCCTCGCTTTCCCACTCGCTCGCCGACCAGGGCATCGCCACCGGGGCGACCATTCATGCCAATCTTTCCTCCGAACGGTTGACCGAAGAAGCCGTGGCGCGGGGCGAGGGCAAGCTTTCAACGCATGGGGTGCTCGTGGTCGAGACCGGCAAGCACACGGGGCGCAGCGCCAGGGACAAGTTTCTGGTCCGCGATGCGGAGACCGAGAATACCGTGTGGTGGGACAACAACGCCAGCATCGCGCCCGAGCATTTCGCCGCGATCAAGGCGGACTTCATGGCCGCGCTGGCGGACAGGGACGATCTTTTCGTCGCCGATCTCTTCGGCGGTTCGCAGCCCGAATACCGCGTCAACGTGCGCGTCATCAACGAGCTTGCCTGGCACAACCAGTTCATCCGCACGCTGCTGGTGCGTCCGACGGCGGATGAGCTGCAGGGCTTCGTGCCGGAATATACGATCATCGACCTGCCGAGCTTCAGGGCGGACCCGGCACGCCACGGCTGCCGCAGCGAGACCGTGATCGCGGTCAGCTTTTCCGAAAAGCTCGTGCTGATCGGCGGCACGAAATATGCCGGAGAGATGAAGAAGAGCGTCTTCGGGATCCTCAATTACCTGCTGCCGCCGCAGGGCGTGATGCCAATGCATTGCAGCGCCAATATCGGCGCGGACGGAAAGACCGCGGTGTTCTTCGGCCTCTCGGGCACCGGCAAGACGACGCTGTCCGCCGATGCGAGCCGCACGCTGATCGGGGATGACGAGCATGGCTGGTCTGACACCGCGGTCTTCAACTTCGAAGGCGGATGCTACGCCAAGGTCATCCGCCTCTCGCCCGAGGCCGAGCCCGAAATCTATGCGACCACGCAGATGCCAGGCACGGTGCTCGAGAACGTCGTGATCGATGCGGACGGCAATATCGATCTCGACGACAACAGCCTCGCCGAGAACACGCGCGCGGCCTATCCCTTGAGCTCGATCCCCAACACTTCCGAAAAGAACCTGGGGCCGGTACCCTCGAACGTAATCATGCTGACCGCGGACGCCTTCGGCGTGCTGCCCCCGATCGCGCGGCTGACGCCCGACCAGGCGATGTACCATTTCCTTTCGGGCTACACCGCCAAGGTCGCGGGAACCGAGATCGGCGTTACCGAGCCGCAGGCGACGTTCAGCACCTGCTTCGGCGCGCCGTTCATGCCGCGGCACCCCAGCGTCTATGGCAATCTCTTGAAGGAGCGGATCGCCAAGGGGCAGGTGCAATGCTGGCTGCTCAACACCGGTTGGAGCGGCGGGAAGGCGACCGATCCGGGCATCAGCCGCATGCCGATCAAGGCGACGCGCGCGCTGCTCAACGCCGCACTCGACGGCAAGATGGACGCGGTCGAGTTCCGCAAGGACGCGAACTTCGGTTTCGAAGTGCCGGTCAGCGTTCCGGCACTGGCGGAGGCGGGAATCGACCAGACGCTGCTCGACCCGCGCGCGATGTGGACGGACAAGGACGAGTACGACCGGACCGCGCAGAAGCTGGTCGAGCTGTTCGTGAACAATTTCGAACGCTTTGCCGCGCATGTCGATCAGGGCGTGCGCGACGCGGCCCCGCAGGCGGCGTAA
- a CDS encoding cation:proton antiporter, producing MFGFEPYHILLVAIGGAIVLSYWLPRFLSGREPAASALLVLTGALAFQFVPGMPEALNPTRQPRIWELGAELCVIIGLFGTGLRIDRINSRVRWMPTVRLLTIAMPLTILALAVLGWAAAGMTLAGGLLLGAVLAPTDPVLAGDVQVGPPHEGGEHPVRYALTTEAGLNDGLAFPFVHLGILLAGAGMMTWELALEWTFRDLIFRVIVGVLGGLACGWVLGRVLFDWPRENPLSRTESGVIAFAGVLIAYGFTELVEGYGFIAAFVAGVTLRRVEQQDEFHKRLHDFSESLEHTLTALLLVALGAALPALWPYLDWEHAFIALGLIFVIRPVAAYVSLHGTALRARQRIVTAFYGVRGIGSIYYLAYAGHHVELVNEETLWATVALTIVLSTVVHGLTAGIAVERVTGELDSEEAQTR from the coding sequence ATGTTCGGATTCGAGCCCTACCATATCCTCCTCGTCGCCATCGGCGGGGCAATCGTGCTTTCCTACTGGCTGCCGCGTTTCTTATCCGGCCGGGAACCGGCGGCGTCCGCCCTGCTGGTGCTGACGGGGGCGCTGGCGTTCCAGTTCGTGCCGGGGATGCCCGAAGCGCTGAACCCCACCCGCCAGCCGCGTATCTGGGAGCTGGGGGCGGAGCTCTGCGTTATCATCGGCCTGTTCGGCACCGGCCTCAGGATCGACCGTATCAATTCGCGCGTCCGCTGGATGCCGACCGTGCGCCTGCTCACCATCGCCATGCCGCTGACGATCCTCGCACTCGCGGTCCTCGGTTGGGCGGCGGCGGGGATGACGCTGGCGGGCGGGCTGTTGCTCGGCGCGGTGCTGGCGCCGACAGATCCCGTGCTCGCGGGCGACGTTCAGGTCGGCCCTCCGCACGAGGGCGGCGAGCATCCGGTGCGCTATGCGCTCACGACCGAGGCGGGGCTCAACGACGGGCTCGCCTTCCCCTTCGTCCACCTCGGCATCCTGCTTGCCGGCGCGGGCATGATGACCTGGGAGCTGGCGCTGGAGTGGACCTTCCGCGATCTCATCTTCCGCGTGATCGTGGGTGTGCTGGGCGGGCTTGCCTGCGGGTGGGTGCTGGGCCGGGTGCTGTTCGACTGGCCGCGCGAGAACCCGCTGTCGCGCACGGAATCGGGCGTGATCGCCTTTGCGGGCGTGCTGATCGCTTATGGCTTTACCGAGCTTGTCGAAGGCTATGGCTTCATCGCCGCCTTCGTCGCCGGCGTCACCCTGCGCCGGGTCGAGCAGCAGGACGAATTCCACAAGCGGCTCCACGATTTTTCCGAATCGCTGGAGCATACGCTGACCGCGCTGCTCCTCGTGGCGCTAGGCGCGGCACTGCCGGCGTTGTGGCCCTATCTCGATTGGGAGCACGCCTTCATCGCGCTGGGGCTGATCTTCGTCATCCGGCCGGTCGCTGCCTATGTTTCGCTCCATGGCACCGCGCTCCGCGCCCGGCAGCGGATCGTGACGGCGTTCTACGGGGTGCGCGGGATCGGCTCGATCTACTATCTCGCCTATGCCGGGCACCATGTCGAGCTGGTGAACGAAGAGACGCTGTGGGCGACCGTGGCGCTGACCATCGTTCTCAGCACGGTGGTCCACGGCCTCACCGCCGGGATCGCGGTGGAGCGGGTGACGGGCGAACTCGATTCGGAAGAGGCGCAGACGCGCTGA
- a CDS encoding DUF937 domain-containing protein, producing MTMSQALLQSGAIDAMARELGVDSRTAQTAAGALLPAIVAGLGRNHTGPGGARSHSGGLADILGGLAGGGGGGLGGGLLDQVLGPQPTPTKPGNDILGQIFGNKDVSRGVADEVAHSTGLDAGLLKKMLPMLAMAVVGMMLKRGGTGAGGLGGGGGPGGALGGALGGPLGGILGQVVAGMARR from the coding sequence ATGACGATGAGCCAGGCGCTGCTGCAATCGGGCGCGATCGATGCCATGGCCCGCGAGCTTGGCGTGGACAGCAGGACCGCGCAGACCGCGGCAGGCGCGCTGCTCCCCGCCATCGTCGCCGGGCTGGGGCGCAACCATACTGGGCCAGGCGGAGCGCGCAGCCATTCGGGCGGGCTCGCCGATATCCTTGGCGGGCTGGCGGGCGGCGGGGGCGGGGGCCTTGGGGGCGGGCTGCTCGATCAAGTGCTGGGTCCGCAGCCGACGCCGACCAAGCCCGGCAATGACATCCTCGGCCAGATCTTCGGCAACAAGGATGTAAGCCGCGGCGTCGCGGATGAGGTCGCGCATTCGACCGGCCTCGACGCGGGCTTGCTCAAGAAGATGCTGCCGATGCTGGCGATGGCAGTGGTGGGCATGATGCTGAAACGCGGCGGCACAGGCGCCGGCGGGCTTGGCGGGGGCGGTGGCCCTGGCGGCGCGCTGGGCGGCGCGCTCGGCGGCCCGCTTGGCGGCATCCTTGGTCAGGTGGTCGCAGGTATGGCGCGCCGCTAA